From Dietzia sp. ANT_WB102, a single genomic window includes:
- a CDS encoding PadR family transcriptional regulator has product MSLKFAILTSLTEREGSGIELARRFDKSIGYFWPATHQQIYRELDRLAAADLIRELPQEGPPRRGQPRRFAVTDHGRDLLVAWIGEDDEPDSMRSSLAVRVRAAASTGRIHELRHALEHHRRGRLETLRRYREIEEQDFASRDPADTRGVLQHQVLKLGIQAEQAWLGWCDETLEVLERLIDTV; this is encoded by the coding sequence GTGTCGCTGAAATTCGCCATCCTCACCTCCCTCACCGAGAGGGAGGGCAGTGGCATCGAACTCGCCCGCCGCTTCGACAAGTCTATCGGATATTTCTGGCCCGCTACCCATCAGCAGATCTACCGAGAGCTCGACCGGCTGGCCGCTGCGGATCTCATCCGCGAATTGCCGCAGGAGGGGCCACCGCGACGTGGGCAGCCCAGGCGCTTCGCTGTCACCGACCACGGCCGGGACCTACTCGTGGCGTGGATCGGCGAGGACGACGAGCCCGATTCGATGCGCTCCAGCCTCGCGGTCCGGGTCCGCGCGGCGGCGAGCACCGGCAGGATCCACGAGCTGCGGCACGCACTCGAACACCACCGCCGTGGCCGGCTGGAGACTCTGCGCCGGTACCGGGAGATCGAGGAGCAGGACTTTGCGTCCCGCGACCCTGCTGACACCCGCGGCGTCCTCCAACATCAGGTGCTCAAGCTGGGCATCCAGGCGGAGCAGGCATGGTTGGGCTGGTGCGATGAGACCTTGGAAGTGCTGGAGCGCCTCATCGATACCGTGTAG
- a CDS encoding nitronate monooxygenase family protein, whose protein sequence is MALPPVLAGPLTVPVVASPMFIYSGPELVAAQCQAGVIGSFPALNARPQSALGEWIDQVRQSNEAFAAANPDRYVAPFAVNQIVHRSNDRLEQDLATVVEHEVPIVITSLGAREEVNEAVHSYGGIVLHDVINNRFARKAVEKGADGLVAVAAGAGGHAGTQSPFALIQEIREWFDGPLLLSGAIAHGRSILAARAAGADLAYVGSAFLATEESRATDAYKQMIVDSGAADIVYSNLFTGVHGNYLRGSIEAAGLDPDNLPESDPSTMDFGSGGTADSKAWRDIWGAGQGVGAVHSVVTARELVDRLRSEYDEALAALTAGLPAMR, encoded by the coding sequence ATGGCCCTGCCCCCCGTCCTCGCCGGCCCGCTCACCGTCCCGGTGGTGGCCTCGCCGATGTTCATCTACTCCGGTCCTGAGCTCGTCGCCGCGCAGTGCCAGGCGGGGGTGATCGGGTCGTTCCCGGCGCTCAACGCGCGGCCGCAGTCAGCGCTGGGGGAGTGGATCGACCAGGTCAGGCAGAGTAACGAAGCGTTCGCCGCCGCCAACCCGGACAGGTACGTGGCCCCGTTTGCGGTCAACCAGATCGTCCACCGCTCCAACGACCGCCTCGAGCAAGACCTGGCCACTGTCGTCGAGCACGAGGTGCCCATCGTCATCACCTCCCTCGGCGCGCGAGAGGAGGTCAACGAGGCCGTGCACTCCTACGGTGGCATCGTTCTGCACGACGTCATCAACAACCGATTCGCCCGCAAGGCCGTGGAAAAGGGTGCCGATGGGCTGGTCGCCGTCGCCGCGGGGGCCGGCGGGCACGCCGGGACCCAGTCGCCGTTTGCGCTGATCCAGGAGATTCGCGAATGGTTCGACGGCCCGCTGTTGCTGTCGGGGGCCATTGCCCACGGCCGCTCGATCCTCGCCGCGCGGGCGGCCGGCGCCGACCTGGCGTATGTGGGCTCGGCATTCCTCGCGACCGAAGAGTCCCGTGCCACCGACGCGTACAAGCAGATGATCGTCGACAGCGGCGCCGCCGACATCGTCTACAGCAACCTCTTCACGGGCGTCCACGGGAACTACCTGCGAGGCAGCATCGAGGCGGCCGGGCTGGACCCGGACAACTTGCCCGAGTCGGATCCGTCGACCATGGACTTCGGCTCCGGGGGGACCGCCGACTCCAAGGCGTGGCGTGACATCTGGGGCGCCGGCCAGGGCGTGGGCGCAGTGCACTCGGTCGTCACCGCCCGTGAGCTGGTGGACCGTCTGCGGTCCGAATACGACGAAGCTCTGGCCGCCCTCACCGCGGGCCTGCCCGCGATGCGCTGA
- a CDS encoding polysaccharide pyruvyl transferase family protein — MYLVAPAGHPNHGDEQLLAGWLRYLRHRVPGTPVVVDCHTPGQAAVLHHAEHPDVLFTDTLWRLAGECTDGDEALAFCRSAVADPGVRPALASGIDLLRSASVIHLIGGGYINDQWPHHLGVVAGAGEAGRLSGARVVATGQGLTPCGDTALLVDALRGVDWVSVRDEASRDLLAGSNVPLALTGDDGWLALSSGGGVGADGRPVRGDHPVYSSAPDVARDLVLCAQSDLVDSDVLADAVARILAAWRVPGERITVVESIPGGDRVVWDEVCARAETDDDEVGRALADLHLTRARFVPFQELWAAGLPARPGQSWLTTRFHPHLFAAARGASGVAIRTGSAYYDVKHGSLTAAGSPWELVDAYEIADSFGAAAVPPVPSAGGFEPATVADLIAAARDLADELYPERRR, encoded by the coding sequence GTGTATCTCGTTGCCCCTGCGGGGCACCCCAACCACGGCGACGAGCAGTTGTTGGCGGGGTGGCTGCGTTATCTTCGCCACCGGGTGCCGGGTACGCCGGTGGTGGTGGATTGCCACACGCCCGGTCAGGCCGCGGTCCTGCACCACGCCGAGCATCCTGACGTGCTGTTCACCGACACCTTGTGGCGGCTGGCTGGGGAGTGCACGGATGGCGACGAGGCGCTGGCGTTCTGCCGCTCGGCGGTCGCCGATCCAGGGGTGCGCCCGGCTCTGGCCTCGGGCATTGATCTGCTGCGTAGCGCGTCGGTGATCCATCTCATCGGCGGCGGCTACATCAACGATCAGTGGCCGCATCACCTCGGTGTGGTCGCCGGCGCGGGCGAGGCCGGGCGACTGTCCGGCGCGCGCGTGGTGGCGACGGGCCAGGGGCTGACACCCTGCGGTGATACCGCCCTCCTCGTCGACGCCTTGCGTGGTGTCGACTGGGTATCCGTCCGTGACGAGGCCTCTCGTGACCTCCTCGCCGGGTCGAATGTCCCGTTGGCGCTCACTGGTGACGACGGCTGGCTTGCCCTGTCATCCGGCGGTGGCGTCGGAGCCGACGGGCGCCCCGTCCGCGGCGACCACCCCGTCTACTCCAGCGCCCCCGACGTCGCCCGAGACCTGGTCCTGTGCGCGCAGTCTGACCTGGTCGATTCGGACGTGCTCGCTGACGCGGTCGCTCGGATCCTCGCGGCGTGGAGGGTGCCGGGGGAGCGGATCACGGTGGTGGAGTCGATCCCTGGCGGGGACCGGGTGGTGTGGGATGAGGTGTGCGCCCGCGCCGAGACCGACGACGACGAGGTGGGCCGCGCGCTGGCAGATCTGCACCTGACGCGCGCGCGTTTCGTTCCGTTCCAGGAACTGTGGGCCGCGGGTCTTCCGGCCCGTCCCGGGCAGTCCTGGCTGACTACTCGCTTCCATCCGCATCTTTTCGCGGCTGCCCGCGGTGCTTCGGGGGTGGCGATCCGCACCGGGTCGGCCTATTACGACGTCAAGCATGGTTCCCTGACGGCCGCGGGCTCGCCCTGGGAGCTCGTCGACGCGTACGAGATCGCGGATTCTTTTGGCGCGGCCGCGGTCCCGCCGGTGCCGTCCGCGGGCGGATTCGAGCCGGCAACCGTCGCAGATCTCATCGCGGCGGCGCGGGACCTGGCGGACGAGCTCTACCCCGAACGACGTCGATGA
- a CDS encoding NADP-dependent oxidoreductase: MTTSTQIQLASRPRGWPTHDNFQTVTVDLPDLAEGEVRVANEYVSVDPYMRGRMSEGRSYIQPFEVGETMTGGAVGRVVESRSDSHPVGAVVLHDLGWRDIAQGAARQFRVVEELDGVPISAYLGVLGLTGLTAYIGLMHIGKFRAGETVFVSGAAGSVGSAVGQIARLEGASKVIGSAGSAEKVETVTGRYGFDAAINYKDGPVRELVRDHFGSESGEGIDVYFDNVGGDHLEAALDMMNDGGRLALCGAISAYNDTERSPGPDNLANAITRGLTLQGFTIGNHMEHYTEFTSKVGPWVASGELVYDETVVDGIDNAVDAFLDLMRGANVGKMLVKI, encoded by the coding sequence ATGACAACAAGCACCCAGATCCAGCTCGCGAGCCGTCCCCGTGGATGGCCGACCCACGACAACTTCCAGACCGTCACCGTGGACTTGCCCGACCTCGCCGAGGGGGAGGTGCGGGTGGCCAACGAATACGTCTCGGTGGACCCGTATATGCGCGGACGGATGAGTGAGGGCCGTTCGTACATCCAACCGTTCGAGGTGGGCGAGACCATGACCGGCGGCGCGGTGGGGAGGGTCGTGGAGTCGCGCTCCGACTCCCATCCCGTCGGTGCGGTGGTGCTTCACGACCTGGGGTGGCGTGACATCGCGCAGGGGGCGGCCCGCCAGTTCCGGGTGGTGGAGGAGCTCGACGGTGTGCCGATCTCGGCTTACCTCGGAGTGCTGGGGCTCACCGGTTTGACCGCCTACATCGGCTTGATGCACATCGGAAAGTTCCGGGCCGGCGAGACCGTCTTCGTCTCCGGGGCGGCCGGTTCCGTGGGATCGGCCGTCGGGCAGATCGCGCGACTCGAGGGGGCGTCGAAGGTCATCGGGTCGGCTGGTAGTGCGGAGAAGGTGGAGACCGTGACCGGCCGGTACGGGTTCGACGCCGCGATCAACTACAAGGACGGCCCCGTCCGCGAGCTCGTGCGCGATCACTTCGGTTCCGAGAGTGGTGAGGGGATCGACGTGTACTTCGACAACGTGGGCGGCGACCACCTCGAGGCGGCGTTGGACATGATGAACGACGGTGGCCGGCTCGCCCTGTGCGGTGCCATCAGCGCCTACAACGACACCGAGCGGTCCCCGGGGCCCGACAATCTGGCGAACGCCATTACCCGCGGTCTGACACTCCAGGGTTTCACCATCGGTAACCATATGGAGCACTACACGGAGTTCACGTCCAAGGTCGGTCCGTGGGTCGCCTCCGGCGAGCTGGTGTACGACGAGACCGTGGTCGACGGGATCGACAACGCGGTGGACGCGTTCCTCGATCTGATGAGGGGCGCCAACGTGGGCAAGATGCTCGTCAAGATCTGA
- a CDS encoding ABC transporter permease encodes MQDQSLPDPAAATLPDERVRGEIVNDSQTFRRAIADLRQGLHQRELWLSLGWQDIKQRYRRSTLGPLWITIATGVMAVALGLLYSILFQIPLAEFLPHVTVGLIMWGFISGCIKEGSEVFIANEGLIKQLPSALSVHVYRLVWRQFLFLCHNLVIWVALMVVFPRPLGWELLLSALGLAVLMINGVWVSMLFGILATRFRDIAPLLDSMVQLLFYMTPIVWTTQTLYEQGGQIADRARIAELNPLYHYLEIVRAPMIGQPVAAYHWWIVLACTAVGLLLAFVVLRRFRSRVPYWV; translated from the coding sequence GTGCAGGACCAGTCCCTTCCCGATCCCGCTGCGGCCACGCTCCCCGACGAGCGCGTACGTGGCGAGATCGTCAACGACTCCCAGACTTTCCGCAGGGCCATCGCCGACCTGCGTCAGGGGCTGCACCAGCGCGAGTTATGGTTGTCCCTCGGCTGGCAGGACATCAAGCAGCGCTACCGGCGCTCCACACTCGGCCCACTGTGGATCACCATCGCCACCGGCGTCATGGCAGTCGCGCTGGGCCTGCTCTACTCGATCCTGTTCCAGATCCCGCTCGCCGAATTCCTCCCCCATGTCACCGTGGGCCTCATCATGTGGGGCTTCATCTCCGGGTGCATCAAGGAGGGCTCCGAGGTCTTCATCGCCAACGAAGGCCTGATCAAGCAGCTGCCCAGCGCCCTGAGCGTCCACGTCTACCGACTGGTCTGGCGGCAGTTCCTGTTCCTGTGCCACAACCTGGTGATCTGGGTTGCACTCATGGTGGTGTTCCCGCGGCCGCTGGGATGGGAGCTACTGCTGTCCGCCCTGGGCCTAGCCGTACTGATGATCAACGGCGTGTGGGTGTCCATGCTGTTCGGCATCCTCGCCACCCGCTTCCGCGACATCGCGCCGCTGCTCGACTCGATGGTGCAGCTGCTGTTCTATATGACCCCCATCGTCTGGACCACGCAGACGCTCTACGAGCAGGGCGGGCAGATCGCCGACCGCGCCCGCATCGCCGAACTCAACCCGCTATACCACTACCTGGAGATCGTCCGGGCGCCGATGATCGGCCAGCCGGTCGCTGCCTACCACTGGTGGATCGTCCTGGCCTGCACGGCCGTCGGTCTGCTTCTGGCGTTCGTGGTGCTCCGCCGGTTCCGCTCCCGAGTCCCGTACTGGGTGTAG
- a CDS encoding ABC transporter ATP-binding protein: MSSATPSAGGVSIDCVDACVDFPIFDAKSRSLKKAVLGSAGGAIGRNASNVVVVEALKDITLSLREGDRVGLVGHNGAGKSTLLRLLSGIYEPTRGAARIRGRVAPVFDLGVGMDPEISGYENIIIRGLFLGQTRKQMKAKVEEIADFTELGEYLDMPLRTYSTGMRVRLAMGVVTSIDPEILLLDEGIGAVDAEFMKKARVKLAELVSRSGILVFASHSNEFLAQLCDSAMWIDHGRIRQRGSIEEIVTAYEGPEAGRSIGEYIGRMRHEA; this comes from the coding sequence ATGAGCTCCGCTACACCCTCTGCCGGGGGCGTGTCCATCGACTGCGTGGACGCCTGCGTCGACTTCCCGATCTTCGACGCCAAATCGCGGTCCCTCAAGAAGGCCGTTCTCGGCTCCGCCGGCGGCGCGATAGGCAGGAACGCGTCCAACGTCGTCGTCGTCGAGGCGCTCAAGGACATCACCCTCTCCCTCCGCGAGGGCGACCGCGTCGGCCTCGTCGGACACAACGGCGCCGGCAAGTCCACCCTGCTGCGACTGCTCTCCGGCATCTACGAACCCACCCGAGGCGCGGCACGAATCCGCGGCCGAGTTGCTCCCGTGTTCGACCTGGGTGTCGGCATGGACCCGGAGATCTCCGGCTACGAGAACATCATCATCCGCGGGCTGTTCCTCGGGCAGACCCGCAAGCAGATGAAGGCGAAGGTCGAGGAGATCGCCGACTTCACGGAGCTCGGCGAGTACCTCGACATGCCGCTACGCACCTACTCGACCGGCATGCGCGTCCGCCTGGCCATGGGCGTGGTGACCTCCATCGATCCCGAGATTCTGCTGCTCGACGAGGGCATCGGTGCTGTGGACGCGGAGTTCATGAAAAAGGCGCGCGTCAAGCTCGCCGAACTGGTCTCCCGTTCGGGAATCCTCGTGTTCGCCTCGCACTCCAACGAGTTCCTCGCCCAACTGTGCGACTCGGCGATGTGGATCGACCACGGCCGCATCCGCCAGCGCGGGAGCATCGAGGAGATCGTCACCGCCTACGAGGGCCCCGAAGCCGGAAGGTCCATCGGCGAGTACATCGGCAGGATGCGGCATGAGGCCTGA
- a CDS encoding glycosyltransferase has product MRPESGASASGEASSAEPGDGEPGDATPGSAGVRAEPGSAGVRAEPGSAGVRAQNGPDPQHTPVWGGRSGRTTEQESADSRRVVAVVVTHRRLEQLRASLAVVCGQTRPIDHLVVVDNADQLAVRDLVESQPVEATYIGSKHNLGGAGGFALGMLHALATGADLVWCADDDGRPEGPEVLATLLGCMDRHGLSEVSPVVCDLDDPDRLAFPLRRGLVWRRYRSELFSDGPGDGASEPGETGTTAAQTEDLLPGIASLFNGALFTAECLDRVGVPDLRLFIRGDEVEVHRRLVRSGLPFGTCLTTAYLHPQGSDEFKPILGGRMHTQFPDDPVKRHFTYRNRGYVLSQPGLRRLIPQEIVRFGWYFLVSRRDPAGFREWLRLQRLGARERFDKP; this is encoded by the coding sequence ATGAGGCCTGAGTCCGGCGCGTCGGCCTCGGGCGAGGCGTCCAGCGCCGAGCCAGGGGACGGCGAGCCGGGGGACGCCACGCCGGGCAGCGCCGGGGTGCGCGCCGAGCCGGGGAGCGCCGGGGTGCGCGCCGAGCCGGGGAGCGCCGGGGTGCGCGCGCAGAATGGTCCAGACCCGCAGCACACCCCCGTCTGGGGCGGGCGGTCCGGGCGCACAACTGAGCAGGAATCGGCCGACAGCCGCCGAGTCGTGGCCGTCGTCGTGACCCACCGGCGGCTGGAGCAGCTGCGCGCGTCGCTCGCGGTGGTCTGCGGCCAGACCCGGCCGATCGATCACCTCGTGGTGGTGGATAACGCCGACCAGCTGGCCGTGCGCGACCTAGTCGAGTCGCAGCCGGTGGAGGCGACGTACATCGGGTCCAAGCACAACCTGGGGGGCGCCGGCGGGTTCGCGCTGGGGATGCTGCATGCCCTGGCAACCGGGGCCGACCTGGTGTGGTGCGCCGACGACGACGGCCGCCCCGAGGGGCCCGAGGTGCTGGCCACCCTGCTGGGCTGCATGGACCGCCACGGGCTCTCCGAGGTCTCACCGGTCGTGTGCGACCTCGACGATCCTGACCGCCTGGCCTTCCCGCTGCGGCGAGGCCTGGTATGGCGGCGCTACCGCTCGGAACTGTTCAGCGACGGACCCGGCGACGGCGCGAGCGAGCCCGGAGAGACGGGCACCACCGCAGCGCAGACCGAGGACCTGCTCCCCGGAATCGCGTCGCTGTTCAACGGTGCGCTGTTCACCGCCGAGTGCCTGGACCGCGTCGGCGTTCCCGACCTGCGCCTGTTCATCCGCGGTGACGAGGTAGAGGTGCACCGCCGTCTCGTCCGTTCCGGCCTGCCCTTCGGCACCTGCCTGACCACCGCGTACCTGCATCCGCAGGGCTCGGACGAGTTCAAGCCGATCCTCGGCGGGCGTATGCACACCCAGTTCCCCGACGACCCGGTCAAGCGCCACTTCACCTACCGCAACCGCGGTTACGTGCTCTCCCAGCCGGGACTGCGGCGGCTCATCCCCCAGGAGATCGTCCGCTTCGGCTGGTATTTCCTTGTCTCGCGACGCGATCCGGCTGGTTTCCGGGAGTGGCTGCGACTGCAGCGCCTGGGCGCGCGCGAGCGCTTCGACAAGCCCTGA
- a CDS encoding TIGR03086 family metal-binding protein, translated as MTDWIALQSRAADLYDEVLPAVTDWDAATPCSDWTTREVLAHVVDEQLWVPGLLAGGTVDEVAEDLEDRLRRLRDADGPDLVGDWQSVRAPVSAAWRGTPDDDEVHLSYGRAPVKHYLAQQVFDLAVHAWDLAASQGMDLRWGDQLERAVLDFVRADLADNPAPQLFDPPVPGFDGPDVSARDTALALTGRDPSDWPRL; from the coding sequence ATGACCGACTGGATCGCCCTGCAGTCCCGCGCCGCCGACCTCTACGACGAGGTCCTGCCCGCCGTCACCGACTGGGACGCCGCCACCCCGTGCAGCGACTGGACCACTCGCGAGGTCCTCGCCCACGTGGTCGACGAGCAACTGTGGGTGCCGGGGCTGCTGGCCGGTGGCACTGTCGACGAGGTGGCCGAGGACCTGGAGGACCGTCTGCGTCGACTGCGCGACGCAGACGGGCCCGATCTGGTGGGTGACTGGCAGTCGGTCCGCGCACCGGTGTCCGCGGCCTGGCGTGGCACCCCCGACGACGACGAGGTGCACCTGTCGTACGGGCGGGCGCCCGTGAAGCACTACCTGGCGCAACAGGTGTTCGACCTCGCCGTCCACGCCTGGGATCTGGCCGCCTCACAGGGCATGGACCTGCGGTGGGGCGACCAACTCGAGCGGGCCGTCCTGGACTTCGTCCGCGCTGATCTCGCCGACAACCCGGCCCCACAGCTGTTCGACCCGCCCGTCCCCGGCTTCGACGGCCCCGACGTCTCCGCCCGCGACACCGCGCTCGCGCTGACCGGCCGCGACCCGTCCGACTGGCCGCGCCTCTAA
- a CDS encoding TerC family protein — protein MGASPLAWTLSVGLILALLLFDYFFHVRKEHIPTLKESAIWSGLYVGIAVVFGFAVWLFGGTEMGVEYFAGYITEKALSVDNLFVFLLLLTSFKVPRAAQQKVLLFGIVFSIIARTAFIFVGAALLNTFSALFYVFGLFLLVTAGRLLAEDDEDDDADNVVVRLAKKLIPATDHYDHDKLFTVENGKRVMTPMMIVMVAIGGTDIMFALDSIPAIFGLTQNVFIVFTATTFSLLGLRQLYFLLDGLLDRLVYLKYGLAAILGFIGVKLILHALHENNLPFINGGEHVDVFEIPTFLSLAIIVGVLVATVLASLLSPAGKALTVLGNLKRHSNEYLNKNFTDDPVERAKLWAKIVENEDKLNHIERKYFGSEGDVWELEQLLRRVWDEQGRYEQATDYTR, from the coding sequence TTGGGAGCCTCGCCTCTCGCCTGGACGCTGTCGGTCGGGCTGATCCTCGCGCTACTGCTGTTCGACTACTTCTTTCATGTGCGCAAGGAGCACATCCCCACGCTGAAGGAGTCGGCCATCTGGTCCGGCCTGTACGTGGGAATCGCCGTCGTCTTCGGCTTCGCCGTCTGGCTCTTCGGCGGCACCGAGATGGGCGTGGAGTACTTCGCCGGGTACATCACCGAGAAGGCGCTCTCGGTGGACAACCTGTTCGTGTTCCTGCTGCTACTCACCAGCTTCAAGGTGCCGCGGGCGGCACAACAGAAGGTGCTGCTGTTCGGCATCGTCTTCTCCATCATCGCGCGGACCGCGTTCATCTTCGTGGGCGCCGCTTTGCTCAATACGTTCTCTGCGCTGTTCTACGTCTTCGGCTTGTTCCTCCTCGTCACAGCCGGCCGGTTGCTGGCCGAGGACGACGAGGACGACGACGCCGACAACGTGGTCGTGCGTCTGGCCAAAAAATTGATCCCGGCCACCGACCACTACGACCACGACAAGCTGTTCACCGTTGAGAACGGTAAGCGCGTGATGACACCGATGATGATCGTCATGGTCGCGATCGGCGGCACCGACATCATGTTCGCGTTGGACTCGATCCCCGCGATCTTCGGCCTCACCCAGAACGTCTTCATCGTCTTCACCGCCACCACGTTCTCGCTGCTCGGCCTGCGTCAGCTGTACTTCCTGCTCGACGGACTGCTCGACCGTCTCGTCTACCTCAAGTACGGCCTGGCCGCGATCCTCGGGTTCATCGGCGTCAAGCTCATCCTCCACGCCCTGCACGAGAACAACCTGCCGTTCATCAATGGGGGCGAGCACGTCGACGTCTTCGAGATTCCCACCTTCCTCTCGCTCGCGATCATCGTGGGCGTCCTCGTCGCGACGGTCCTGGCCTCGCTGCTGAGCCCGGCCGGCAAGGCGCTCACCGTCCTCGGAAACCTCAAGCGGCACTCGAATGAGTACCTCAACAAGAACTTCACCGATGATCCCGTCGAGCGGGCCAAACTGTGGGCGAAGATCGTCGAGAACGAGGACAAGCTCAACCACATTGAGCGCAAGTACTTCGGCTCCGAGGGTGACGTCTGGGAGCTGGAGCAACTCCTACGCCGGGTATGGGACGAGCAGGGCCGCTACGAGCAGGCCACCGACTACACCCGCTGA
- a CDS encoding glycosyltransferase, with protein MASESIADTRPAADPDGDTERDLLLQRSLFSGPLRWVNDDLYSRVLRGVARRTRRELHLQVGAVVDINTYFGRFEASYWQRWTSVSEVTVRVSVEAAGQVDVLVRASDIGSHVRTVDVVHHHGDGMAVLHVPVDTFTDGGAMWLEFHAVDAPATVSDVEWSTTTTRPARRAAVAICTFNRADDCAATVDSLASDPLVADLIDDLYVTDQGTDLVETRGQFRHAVEEFGDRLHYLRQPNLGGAGGFSRGLFEATAPDAPGPVDVLLMDDDVRVEPETVLRLFAFAAVTREPMLVGAQMLYLFNPDYLLVSAERTQLDELKGGLDADEFALRDESVVANRQERRIDAEYNAWWSCLIPGEAVERVGLPMPYFFQWDDIEYGLRCRQAGMPTCTLQGAAVWHADFYWKDGDDFGQFFSLRNSLTTAAVRQGIDPKNMAKTLGRNVLRAVVAMQYGLAATRLRGIEAFLDGPGGSHGVGDGGQAALAAIRAERAEYPETAKLGVETLPAGIGVQRKVGIPRDDREDQVLAKRLLMQKLGRQRRGVVAIPYEDAAWWHVSLFDEVYVTDASQSGVHHRKVDPARAADLQKRLASLLVRFVREAPAAQKRWRAAQAELTTRENWARLYGV; from the coding sequence ATGGCTTCCGAGAGCATCGCCGACACGCGCCCAGCGGCCGACCCGGACGGGGACACCGAGCGGGACCTGCTGCTCCAGCGCTCGCTGTTCTCCGGTCCGCTCCGGTGGGTCAACGACGACCTGTACTCGCGGGTCCTGCGCGGCGTGGCCCGCCGCACCCGCCGTGAGCTGCACCTCCAGGTCGGTGCCGTCGTGGACATCAACACCTACTTTGGCCGGTTCGAAGCGTCCTACTGGCAGCGGTGGACCTCCGTCAGCGAGGTGACCGTCCGGGTGTCGGTGGAGGCCGCCGGGCAGGTGGACGTTCTGGTCCGCGCTTCCGACATCGGTTCCCACGTGCGGACGGTCGACGTGGTCCACCACCACGGTGACGGCATGGCTGTGCTGCACGTGCCGGTGGACACGTTCACCGACGGCGGCGCGATGTGGCTGGAATTCCACGCGGTCGACGCGCCGGCGACGGTCTCGGATGTGGAGTGGAGTACGACGACGACGAGGCCCGCCCGTCGCGCCGCCGTGGCCATCTGCACGTTCAACCGGGCGGATGACTGTGCGGCAACGGTCGACTCGCTGGCGTCGGATCCCCTCGTCGCGGACCTCATCGACGATCTCTATGTCACGGACCAGGGCACCGACCTGGTGGAGACCCGCGGACAGTTCCGGCACGCGGTGGAGGAGTTCGGCGACCGGCTGCATTACCTGCGTCAGCCCAACCTCGGTGGTGCCGGCGGCTTCAGTCGCGGGCTGTTCGAGGCCACGGCGCCGGACGCCCCGGGGCCGGTGGACGTGCTGCTCATGGACGACGACGTCCGTGTGGAGCCGGAGACTGTGCTGCGGCTGTTCGCGTTTGCGGCCGTCACCCGTGAACCGATGCTGGTCGGCGCCCAGATGCTCTATCTGTTCAATCCTGACTACCTGCTGGTTTCGGCCGAGCGCACGCAGCTCGACGAGTTGAAGGGTGGGTTGGACGCCGACGAGTTCGCGCTGCGCGACGAGTCGGTGGTGGCCAACCGGCAGGAACGGCGGATCGACGCCGAGTACAACGCGTGGTGGTCTTGCCTCATCCCCGGCGAGGCCGTGGAGCGCGTCGGTCTCCCCATGCCGTACTTTTTCCAGTGGGATGACATCGAATACGGCCTGCGGTGCCGGCAGGCGGGGATGCCCACCTGCACTCTGCAGGGCGCGGCCGTGTGGCACGCCGACTTCTATTGGAAGGACGGCGACGATTTCGGTCAGTTCTTTTCCCTGCGGAATTCGCTGACGACCGCCGCCGTCAGGCAGGGGATCGACCCGAAAAATATGGCCAAGACACTCGGCCGAAATGTCCTGCGCGCGGTGGTGGCGATGCAGTACGGGCTGGCCGCCACTCGCTTACGCGGGATCGAGGCGTTCCTCGACGGACCCGGCGGATCCCACGGCGTCGGCGACGGCGGGCAGGCCGCGTTGGCCGCGATCCGCGCCGAGCGCGCGGAGTACCCGGAGACTGCCAAGCTGGGGGTAGAGACCCTTCCCGCCGGGATCGGTGTGCAGCGCAAGGTCGGGATCCCGCGGGACGACCGCGAGGATCAGGTGTTGGCCAAGCGGCTGCTCATGCAGAAGCTGGGTCGACAGCGCCGCGGCGTGGTGGCGATCCCGTACGAGGATGCCGCCTGGTGGCACGTTTCTCTGTTCGACGAGGTGTACGTCACCGATGCCTCGCAGTCCGGGGTGCACCACCGAAAGGTGGATCCCGCGCGCGCCGCCGACTTGCAGAAGCGCCTCGCCTCGCTGCTCGTCCGGTTCGTCCGGGAGGCCCCGGCCGCCCAGAAGCGGTGGCGTGCCGCGCAGGCCGAACTGACCACGCGGGAGAACTGGGCGCGCCTCTACGGGGTGTAG